In Mercurialis annua linkage group LG5, ddMerAnnu1.2, whole genome shotgun sequence, a single genomic region encodes these proteins:
- the LOC126681261 gene encoding alpha,alpha-trehalose-phosphate synthase [UDP-forming] 1-like isoform X3: protein MLNNHMAGNNCAPVTPRTRLERLLRNRELRKINRILNSNDDFGEGTVDAELEAENIGLLHEETLLEGVDGSEWPEGPPKQRLLVVANRLPVSAVRRGEDSWQLEISVGGLVSALLGVKEFDARWIGWAGVNVPDEIGQRALTKALAEKRCIPVFLDEDIVHQYYNGYCNNILWPLFHYLGLPQEDRLATTRSFQSQFDAYKKANQMFADVVNEHYEEGDVVWCHDYHLMFLPKCLKEHNNNMKVGWFLHTPFPSSEIHRMLPSRSELLRSVLAADLVGFHTYDYARHFVSACTRILGLEGTPEGVEDQGKLTRVAAFPIGIDSERFIRALELPQVQEHMKELKERFAGRKVMLGVDRLDMIKGIPQKILAFEEFLEQNPEWRDKVVLLQIAVPTRTDVPEYQKLTSQVHEIVGRINGRFGTLTAVPIHHLDRSLDFHALCALYAVTDVALVTSLRDGMNLVSYEFVACQAFKKGVLILSEFAGAAQSLGAGALLVNPWNISEVAASIGYALNMPADEREKRHNHNFRHVTTHTSQEWAATFVSELNDTIVEAQLRTRQVLPLLPVQVAIERYLESNNRLLILGFNATLTEPVDALGRRGGQIRELEPRLHPELKEPFKKLCADKKTTIVVLSGSDRTILDENFGEYNMWLAAENGMFLRLTTGEWMTTMPENLNMDWVDSVKHVFEYFTERTPRSHFELRETSLVWNYKYADVDFGRIQARDMLQHLWTGPISNAAVDVVQGGRSVEVRAVGVTKGAAIDRILGEIVHNQGMKAPIDYVLCVGHFLTKDEDIYTFFEPELPAELPTIARSRSPDHFVSPVPKIPCSKTRSKAHLRKQRSLPTLENSSFVNAAWRPIVRERISMHEGSSVLDLKGENYFSCAVSRKRSNARYLLATPDDVVTLLKDLADSSSL, encoded by the exons ATGTTGAACAATCATATGGCTGGGAACAATTGTGCTCCAGTTACGCCTAGAACTAGATTGGAAAGGCTTTTGCGGAATAGGGAGCTTCGTAAAATCAACAGGATTCTGAACTCCAACGATGATTTCGGTGAAGGTACTGTTGACGCGGAGCTTGAGGCAGAAAATATTGGTCTGCTTCATGAAGAAACTCTGCTGGAAGGGGTTGATGGAAGTGAATGGCCAGAGGGACCTCCTAAACAACGGTTACTGGTGGTCGCCAATAGGTTGCCGGTCTCTGCAGTGAGGCGGGGCGAGGATTCGTGGCAGCTTGAAATAAGTGTAGGGGGGCTAGTCAGTGCACTTCTGG GTGTGAAAGAGTTTGATGCCAGATGGATTGGTTGGGCTGGAGTAAATGTGCCTGATGAAATTGGACAAAGAGCACTAACAAAAGCTCTGGCTGAAAAG AGGTGCATCCCGGTTTTTCTTGATGAAGATATTGTTCATCAGTATTATAATGGCTACTGTAACAACATATTGTGGCCTCTTTTTCATTATCTTGGACTTCCCCAAGAAGATCGCCTTGCAACAACCCGTAGTTTTCAGTCTCAGTTTGATGCATATAAGAAGGCAAACCAAATGTTTGCTGATGTTGTAAACGAGCATTACGAAGAGGGAGATGTTGTATGGTGTCATGATTACCACCTAATGTTTCTTCCCAAATGTCTCAAAGAACATAATAATAACATGAAAGTTGGTTGGTTTCTCCACACACCTTTTCCTTCCTCTGAAATACATAGGATGTTGCCATCCCGCTCAGAGTTGCTGAGATCCGTTCTTGCTGCTGATCTAGTTGG ATTCCACACATATGATTATGCAAGGCATTTTGTAAGTGCATGTACCCGTATCCTTGGACTTGAGGGTACACCTGAAGGAGTAGAGGATCAAGGAAAACTGACTCGTGTGGCTGCG TTTCCTATTGGGATAGACTCCGAGCGGTTCATTCGAGCACTTGAACTCCCTCAGGTTCAGGAACACATGAAAGAATTGAAGGAAAGATTTGCAGGCAGGAAG GTAATGTTAGGCGTCGATCGTCTTGATATGATCAAAGGAATTCCGCAGAAGATTTTGGCATTCGAAGAGTTCCTTGAGCAAAACCCGGAGTGGCGTGATAAAGTAGTATTGCTGCAAATAGCTGTGCCAACGAGAACAGATGTTCCAGAAT ATCAGAAACTCACGAGCCAGGTTCATGAGATTGTTGGTCGAATAAATGGGAGATTTGGAACTCTTACTGCCGTTCCAATACATCACCTG GATCGATCTCTTGACTTTCATGCATTATGCGCGCTATATGCTGTAACTG ATGTGGCACTTGTTACGTCTTTAAGGGATGGAATGAATCTTGTCAGCTATGAGTTTGTTGCCTGCCAAGCTTTCAAGAAAGGGGTCCTCATACTAAGTGag TTTGCAGGAGCAGCACAATCTCTTGGTGCTGGTGCTCTATTGGTGAACCCATGGAATATCAGTGAAGTTGCTGCTTCAATTGGTTATGCTTTGAATATGCCAGCAGATGAAAGAGAAAAAAGACATAACCATAACTTCAGGCATGTGACAACTCACACATCCCAAGAGTGGGCTGCAACATTTGTAAG TGAGCTCAATGATACCATTGTGGAAGCTCAATTAAGGACAAGACAAGTTCTACCCTTGCTTCCAGTCCAAGTCGCAATTGAACGATATTTGGAATCCAACAATCGTTTGCTTATTCTG GGGTTCAATGCAACTTTAACCGAACCAGTGGATGCTTTAGGTAGAAGGGGTGGTCAAATTAGAGAACTGGAGCCTAGATTGCACCCGGAGTTAAAAGAACCATTTAAGAAACTCTGTGCTGACAAAAAGACAACTATTGTTGTCCTCAGTGGAAGTGATAGAACCATTCTGGATGAA AACTTTGGGGAGTACAACATGTGGTTGGCAGCAGAAAATGGGATGTTTCTACGTCTTACAACTGGAGAGTGGATGACAACAATGCCAGAAAACCTCAATATGGATTGGGTCGACAGTGTTAAG CATGTTTTCGAGTATTTTACAGAAAGAACACCTCGTTCTCATTTTGAGCTTCGTGAAACTTCTCTTGTATGGAATTACAAGTATGCAG ATGTTGATTTTGGAAGGATACAAGCTAGGGACATGTTGCAGCATCTCTGGACAGGTCCGATCTCAAATGCAGCTGTTGATGTTGTTCAAGGTGGTCGTTCTGTTGAGGTTCGAGCAGTTGGTGTTACAAAG GGTGCAGCAATCGATCGTATTTTAGGAGAAATCGTTCATAACCAAGGCATGAAGGCACCCATTGATTATGTGCTCTGTGTTGGCCACTTTCTGACAAAg GATGAAGATATCTACACATTTTTCGAGCCAGAGCTTCCTGCTGAATTACCTACTATAGCACGATCCAGATCACCAGACCATTTTGTTTCTCCAGTGCCAAAAATTCCCTGCAGCAAAACCCGTTCCAAGGCTCACCTTAGAAAACAGCGCTCCTTGCCGACTCTCGAGAATAGCAGTTTCGTTAATGCTGCTTGGCGACCTATTGTCCGAGAGAGAATTTCGATGCACGAGGGTTCTTCTGTACTTGATCTCAAGGGAGAGAACTATTTCTCCTGTGCTGTTTCACGAAAACGATCAAATGCTCGGTATCTCCTTGCGACTCCAGATGATGTTGTCACACTCTTGAAGGACCTAGCGGATTCGTCATCGTTATAA
- the LOC126681261 gene encoding alpha,alpha-trehalose-phosphate synthase [UDP-forming] 1-like isoform X1: MLNNHMAGNNCAPVTPRTRLERLLRNRELRKINRILNSNDDFGEGTVDAELEAENIGLLHEETLLEGVDGSEWPEGPPKQRLLVVANRLPVSAVRRGEDSWQLEISVGGLVSALLGVKEFDARWIGWAGVNVPDEIGQRALTKALAEKRCIPVFLDEDIVHQYYNGYCNNILWPLFHYLGLPQEDRLATTRSFQSQFDAYKKANQMFADVVNEHYEEGDVVWCHDYHLMFLPKCLKEHNNNMKVGWFLHTPFPSSEIHRMLPSRSELLRSVLAADLVGFHTYDYARHFVSACTRILGLEGTPEGVEDQGKLTRVAAFPIGIDSERFIRALELPQVQEHMKELKERFAGRKVMLGVDRLDMIKGIPQKILAFEEFLEQNPEWRDKVVLLQIAVPTRTDVPEYQKLTSQVHEIVGRINGRFGTLTAVPIHHLDRSLDFHALCALYAVTDVALVTSLRDGMNLVSYEFVACQAFKKGVLILSEFAGAAQSLGAGALLVNPWNISEVAASIGYALNMPADEREKRHNHNFRHVTTHTSQEWAATFVSELNDTIVEAQLRTRQVLPLLPVQVAIERYLESNNRLLILGFNATLTEPVDALGRRGGQIRELEPRLHPELKEPFKKLCADKKTTIVVLSGSDRTILDENFGEYNMWLAAENGMFLRLTTGEWMTTMPENLNMDWVDSVKHVFEYFTERTPRSHFELRETSLVWNYKYAGINEYVDFGRIQARDMLQHLWTGPISNAAVDVVQGGRSVEVRAVGVTKGAAIDRILGEIVHNQGMKAPIDYVLCVGHFLTKDEDIYTFFEPELPAELPTIARSRSPDHFVSPVPKIPCSKTRSKAHLRKQRSLPTLENSSFVNAAWRPIVRERISMHEGSSVLDLKGENYFSCAVSRKRSNARYLLATPDDVVTLLKDLADSSSL; this comes from the exons ATGTTGAACAATCATATGGCTGGGAACAATTGTGCTCCAGTTACGCCTAGAACTAGATTGGAAAGGCTTTTGCGGAATAGGGAGCTTCGTAAAATCAACAGGATTCTGAACTCCAACGATGATTTCGGTGAAGGTACTGTTGACGCGGAGCTTGAGGCAGAAAATATTGGTCTGCTTCATGAAGAAACTCTGCTGGAAGGGGTTGATGGAAGTGAATGGCCAGAGGGACCTCCTAAACAACGGTTACTGGTGGTCGCCAATAGGTTGCCGGTCTCTGCAGTGAGGCGGGGCGAGGATTCGTGGCAGCTTGAAATAAGTGTAGGGGGGCTAGTCAGTGCACTTCTGG GTGTGAAAGAGTTTGATGCCAGATGGATTGGTTGGGCTGGAGTAAATGTGCCTGATGAAATTGGACAAAGAGCACTAACAAAAGCTCTGGCTGAAAAG AGGTGCATCCCGGTTTTTCTTGATGAAGATATTGTTCATCAGTATTATAATGGCTACTGTAACAACATATTGTGGCCTCTTTTTCATTATCTTGGACTTCCCCAAGAAGATCGCCTTGCAACAACCCGTAGTTTTCAGTCTCAGTTTGATGCATATAAGAAGGCAAACCAAATGTTTGCTGATGTTGTAAACGAGCATTACGAAGAGGGAGATGTTGTATGGTGTCATGATTACCACCTAATGTTTCTTCCCAAATGTCTCAAAGAACATAATAATAACATGAAAGTTGGTTGGTTTCTCCACACACCTTTTCCTTCCTCTGAAATACATAGGATGTTGCCATCCCGCTCAGAGTTGCTGAGATCCGTTCTTGCTGCTGATCTAGTTGG ATTCCACACATATGATTATGCAAGGCATTTTGTAAGTGCATGTACCCGTATCCTTGGACTTGAGGGTACACCTGAAGGAGTAGAGGATCAAGGAAAACTGACTCGTGTGGCTGCG TTTCCTATTGGGATAGACTCCGAGCGGTTCATTCGAGCACTTGAACTCCCTCAGGTTCAGGAACACATGAAAGAATTGAAGGAAAGATTTGCAGGCAGGAAG GTAATGTTAGGCGTCGATCGTCTTGATATGATCAAAGGAATTCCGCAGAAGATTTTGGCATTCGAAGAGTTCCTTGAGCAAAACCCGGAGTGGCGTGATAAAGTAGTATTGCTGCAAATAGCTGTGCCAACGAGAACAGATGTTCCAGAAT ATCAGAAACTCACGAGCCAGGTTCATGAGATTGTTGGTCGAATAAATGGGAGATTTGGAACTCTTACTGCCGTTCCAATACATCACCTG GATCGATCTCTTGACTTTCATGCATTATGCGCGCTATATGCTGTAACTG ATGTGGCACTTGTTACGTCTTTAAGGGATGGAATGAATCTTGTCAGCTATGAGTTTGTTGCCTGCCAAGCTTTCAAGAAAGGGGTCCTCATACTAAGTGag TTTGCAGGAGCAGCACAATCTCTTGGTGCTGGTGCTCTATTGGTGAACCCATGGAATATCAGTGAAGTTGCTGCTTCAATTGGTTATGCTTTGAATATGCCAGCAGATGAAAGAGAAAAAAGACATAACCATAACTTCAGGCATGTGACAACTCACACATCCCAAGAGTGGGCTGCAACATTTGTAAG TGAGCTCAATGATACCATTGTGGAAGCTCAATTAAGGACAAGACAAGTTCTACCCTTGCTTCCAGTCCAAGTCGCAATTGAACGATATTTGGAATCCAACAATCGTTTGCTTATTCTG GGGTTCAATGCAACTTTAACCGAACCAGTGGATGCTTTAGGTAGAAGGGGTGGTCAAATTAGAGAACTGGAGCCTAGATTGCACCCGGAGTTAAAAGAACCATTTAAGAAACTCTGTGCTGACAAAAAGACAACTATTGTTGTCCTCAGTGGAAGTGATAGAACCATTCTGGATGAA AACTTTGGGGAGTACAACATGTGGTTGGCAGCAGAAAATGGGATGTTTCTACGTCTTACAACTGGAGAGTGGATGACAACAATGCCAGAAAACCTCAATATGGATTGGGTCGACAGTGTTAAG CATGTTTTCGAGTATTTTACAGAAAGAACACCTCGTTCTCATTTTGAGCTTCGTGAAACTTCTCTTGTATGGAATTACAAGTATGCAG GCATAAATGAAT ATGTTGATTTTGGAAGGATACAAGCTAGGGACATGTTGCAGCATCTCTGGACAGGTCCGATCTCAAATGCAGCTGTTGATGTTGTTCAAGGTGGTCGTTCTGTTGAGGTTCGAGCAGTTGGTGTTACAAAG GGTGCAGCAATCGATCGTATTTTAGGAGAAATCGTTCATAACCAAGGCATGAAGGCACCCATTGATTATGTGCTCTGTGTTGGCCACTTTCTGACAAAg GATGAAGATATCTACACATTTTTCGAGCCAGAGCTTCCTGCTGAATTACCTACTATAGCACGATCCAGATCACCAGACCATTTTGTTTCTCCAGTGCCAAAAATTCCCTGCAGCAAAACCCGTTCCAAGGCTCACCTTAGAAAACAGCGCTCCTTGCCGACTCTCGAGAATAGCAGTTTCGTTAATGCTGCTTGGCGACCTATTGTCCGAGAGAGAATTTCGATGCACGAGGGTTCTTCTGTACTTGATCTCAAGGGAGAGAACTATTTCTCCTGTGCTGTTTCACGAAAACGATCAAATGCTCGGTATCTCCTTGCGACTCCAGATGATGTTGTCACACTCTTGAAGGACCTAGCGGATTCGTCATCGTTATAA
- the LOC126681261 gene encoding alpha,alpha-trehalose-phosphate synthase [UDP-forming] 1-like isoform X2, translated as MLNNHMAGNNCAPVTPRTRLERLLRNRELRKINRILNSNDDFGEGTVDAELEAENIGLLHEETLLEGVDGSEWPEGPPKQRLLVVANRLPVSAVRRGEDSWQLEISVGGLVSALLEFDARWIGWAGVNVPDEIGQRALTKALAEKRCIPVFLDEDIVHQYYNGYCNNILWPLFHYLGLPQEDRLATTRSFQSQFDAYKKANQMFADVVNEHYEEGDVVWCHDYHLMFLPKCLKEHNNNMKVGWFLHTPFPSSEIHRMLPSRSELLRSVLAADLVGFHTYDYARHFVSACTRILGLEGTPEGVEDQGKLTRVAAFPIGIDSERFIRALELPQVQEHMKELKERFAGRKVMLGVDRLDMIKGIPQKILAFEEFLEQNPEWRDKVVLLQIAVPTRTDVPEYQKLTSQVHEIVGRINGRFGTLTAVPIHHLDRSLDFHALCALYAVTDVALVTSLRDGMNLVSYEFVACQAFKKGVLILSEFAGAAQSLGAGALLVNPWNISEVAASIGYALNMPADEREKRHNHNFRHVTTHTSQEWAATFVSELNDTIVEAQLRTRQVLPLLPVQVAIERYLESNNRLLILGFNATLTEPVDALGRRGGQIRELEPRLHPELKEPFKKLCADKKTTIVVLSGSDRTILDENFGEYNMWLAAENGMFLRLTTGEWMTTMPENLNMDWVDSVKHVFEYFTERTPRSHFELRETSLVWNYKYAGINEYVDFGRIQARDMLQHLWTGPISNAAVDVVQGGRSVEVRAVGVTKGAAIDRILGEIVHNQGMKAPIDYVLCVGHFLTKDEDIYTFFEPELPAELPTIARSRSPDHFVSPVPKIPCSKTRSKAHLRKQRSLPTLENSSFVNAAWRPIVRERISMHEGSSVLDLKGENYFSCAVSRKRSNARYLLATPDDVVTLLKDLADSSSL; from the exons ATGTTGAACAATCATATGGCTGGGAACAATTGTGCTCCAGTTACGCCTAGAACTAGATTGGAAAGGCTTTTGCGGAATAGGGAGCTTCGTAAAATCAACAGGATTCTGAACTCCAACGATGATTTCGGTGAAGGTACTGTTGACGCGGAGCTTGAGGCAGAAAATATTGGTCTGCTTCATGAAGAAACTCTGCTGGAAGGGGTTGATGGAAGTGAATGGCCAGAGGGACCTCCTAAACAACGGTTACTGGTGGTCGCCAATAGGTTGCCGGTCTCTGCAGTGAGGCGGGGCGAGGATTCGTGGCAGCTTGAAATAAGTGTAGGGGGGCTAGTCAGTGCACTTCTGG AGTTTGATGCCAGATGGATTGGTTGGGCTGGAGTAAATGTGCCTGATGAAATTGGACAAAGAGCACTAACAAAAGCTCTGGCTGAAAAG AGGTGCATCCCGGTTTTTCTTGATGAAGATATTGTTCATCAGTATTATAATGGCTACTGTAACAACATATTGTGGCCTCTTTTTCATTATCTTGGACTTCCCCAAGAAGATCGCCTTGCAACAACCCGTAGTTTTCAGTCTCAGTTTGATGCATATAAGAAGGCAAACCAAATGTTTGCTGATGTTGTAAACGAGCATTACGAAGAGGGAGATGTTGTATGGTGTCATGATTACCACCTAATGTTTCTTCCCAAATGTCTCAAAGAACATAATAATAACATGAAAGTTGGTTGGTTTCTCCACACACCTTTTCCTTCCTCTGAAATACATAGGATGTTGCCATCCCGCTCAGAGTTGCTGAGATCCGTTCTTGCTGCTGATCTAGTTGG ATTCCACACATATGATTATGCAAGGCATTTTGTAAGTGCATGTACCCGTATCCTTGGACTTGAGGGTACACCTGAAGGAGTAGAGGATCAAGGAAAACTGACTCGTGTGGCTGCG TTTCCTATTGGGATAGACTCCGAGCGGTTCATTCGAGCACTTGAACTCCCTCAGGTTCAGGAACACATGAAAGAATTGAAGGAAAGATTTGCAGGCAGGAAG GTAATGTTAGGCGTCGATCGTCTTGATATGATCAAAGGAATTCCGCAGAAGATTTTGGCATTCGAAGAGTTCCTTGAGCAAAACCCGGAGTGGCGTGATAAAGTAGTATTGCTGCAAATAGCTGTGCCAACGAGAACAGATGTTCCAGAAT ATCAGAAACTCACGAGCCAGGTTCATGAGATTGTTGGTCGAATAAATGGGAGATTTGGAACTCTTACTGCCGTTCCAATACATCACCTG GATCGATCTCTTGACTTTCATGCATTATGCGCGCTATATGCTGTAACTG ATGTGGCACTTGTTACGTCTTTAAGGGATGGAATGAATCTTGTCAGCTATGAGTTTGTTGCCTGCCAAGCTTTCAAGAAAGGGGTCCTCATACTAAGTGag TTTGCAGGAGCAGCACAATCTCTTGGTGCTGGTGCTCTATTGGTGAACCCATGGAATATCAGTGAAGTTGCTGCTTCAATTGGTTATGCTTTGAATATGCCAGCAGATGAAAGAGAAAAAAGACATAACCATAACTTCAGGCATGTGACAACTCACACATCCCAAGAGTGGGCTGCAACATTTGTAAG TGAGCTCAATGATACCATTGTGGAAGCTCAATTAAGGACAAGACAAGTTCTACCCTTGCTTCCAGTCCAAGTCGCAATTGAACGATATTTGGAATCCAACAATCGTTTGCTTATTCTG GGGTTCAATGCAACTTTAACCGAACCAGTGGATGCTTTAGGTAGAAGGGGTGGTCAAATTAGAGAACTGGAGCCTAGATTGCACCCGGAGTTAAAAGAACCATTTAAGAAACTCTGTGCTGACAAAAAGACAACTATTGTTGTCCTCAGTGGAAGTGATAGAACCATTCTGGATGAA AACTTTGGGGAGTACAACATGTGGTTGGCAGCAGAAAATGGGATGTTTCTACGTCTTACAACTGGAGAGTGGATGACAACAATGCCAGAAAACCTCAATATGGATTGGGTCGACAGTGTTAAG CATGTTTTCGAGTATTTTACAGAAAGAACACCTCGTTCTCATTTTGAGCTTCGTGAAACTTCTCTTGTATGGAATTACAAGTATGCAG GCATAAATGAAT ATGTTGATTTTGGAAGGATACAAGCTAGGGACATGTTGCAGCATCTCTGGACAGGTCCGATCTCAAATGCAGCTGTTGATGTTGTTCAAGGTGGTCGTTCTGTTGAGGTTCGAGCAGTTGGTGTTACAAAG GGTGCAGCAATCGATCGTATTTTAGGAGAAATCGTTCATAACCAAGGCATGAAGGCACCCATTGATTATGTGCTCTGTGTTGGCCACTTTCTGACAAAg GATGAAGATATCTACACATTTTTCGAGCCAGAGCTTCCTGCTGAATTACCTACTATAGCACGATCCAGATCACCAGACCATTTTGTTTCTCCAGTGCCAAAAATTCCCTGCAGCAAAACCCGTTCCAAGGCTCACCTTAGAAAACAGCGCTCCTTGCCGACTCTCGAGAATAGCAGTTTCGTTAATGCTGCTTGGCGACCTATTGTCCGAGAGAGAATTTCGATGCACGAGGGTTCTTCTGTACTTGATCTCAAGGGAGAGAACTATTTCTCCTGTGCTGTTTCACGAAAACGATCAAATGCTCGGTATCTCCTTGCGACTCCAGATGATGTTGTCACACTCTTGAAGGACCTAGCGGATTCGTCATCGTTATAA